A region from the Methanobacterium sp. genome encodes:
- a CDS encoding DNA-formamidopyrimidine glycosylase family protein translates to MAELPEILILSKQMNNELKSKKFESVDVIQEKCLNMESDNFKRQIIGKSIENIYNKGKWIFFKLSDGYNLLLNLGMGADILHYTEGEFSSEYQCRFNFGDNSGFTCKFWWFGHVELIKDSELGEHKPTKDIAISPLDSKFTLNYFKSICKGRAGVKNLLLNQRKIGGIGNVYVHDILFRAKIHPQAPINTLNNSQIDKLFEIIKENLQKSMNTGGLIYEKDFYGENNGFSRDDFLVAYKEGEKCPDCSSIIEKIKTGSTSSYICPECQK, encoded by the coding sequence ATGGCAGAACTTCCCGAAATTTTAATTTTAAGCAAGCAAATGAATAATGAATTGAAATCAAAAAAGTTTGAATCTGTTGATGTAATTCAGGAAAAATGCCTGAACATGGAATCAGATAATTTTAAAAGGCAAATAATAGGAAAAAGCATTGAGAATATATATAATAAAGGAAAATGGATCTTTTTCAAGCTTTCAGATGGTTATAACTTGCTGTTAAATCTTGGAATGGGTGCAGATATACTGCATTATACAGAAGGGGAATTTAGCAGTGAATATCAATGCCGTTTCAATTTCGGTGATAATTCAGGATTTACATGTAAATTCTGGTGGTTTGGACATGTTGAATTAATAAAAGATAGTGAATTAGGAGAACATAAACCAACAAAAGATATTGCAATCTCCCCATTGGATTCCAAATTCACTCTGAACTATTTTAAAAGCATTTGCAAAGGTCGTGCAGGGGTCAAAAATTTATTATTAAATCAAAGGAAGATCGGAGGTATTGGAAACGTTTATGTTCATGATATTCTTTTTAGGGCAAAAATACATCCACAAGCACCCATTAATACCTTAAATAATTCCCAAATTGATAAATTATTTGAAATTATAAAAGAAAATCTGCAAAAATCCATGAATACAGGTGGATTGATTTATGAAAAGGATTTCTACGGAGAAAATAATGGATTTTCTCGGGATGACTTTTTAGTGGCTTATAAAGAGGGAGAAAAATGTCCAGATTGTTCTTCAATCATTGAAAAAATTAAAACTGGAAGTACATCCTCCTACATTTGTCCAGAATGCCAGAAATAA
- a CDS encoding DUF5612 domain-containing protein has product MGEIALTIKSENKPGVLRDITDLMAKCGMNITYTHLFVEKDGSASVYMEIEGVSDSDELTNNIRKVKAVTDVQIHPSLSEIYGKRIIIIGGGAQVAQVAHGAITEADRHNIRGERISIDTIPLVGETELSDAVSAVGRLPRVGALVLAGSLMGGKISEAVEEVKKEHGVIVISLNMPGSVTQKADLVVTDPVQAGVMAVMAVAETAIFDIKKVRHAKF; this is encoded by the coding sequence ATGGGAGAAATAGCATTAACTATAAAATCTGAAAATAAGCCAGGTGTTTTAAGAGATATTACTGACTTAATGGCAAAATGCGGAATGAATATCACTTATACTCATCTTTTTGTAGAAAAAGACGGCTCAGCTTCAGTATATATGGAGATTGAAGGAGTCAGTGATTCTGATGAACTTACAAACAATATCAGAAAAGTTAAAGCCGTAACAGATGTCCAAATTCACCCCTCATTATCTGAAATATATGGAAAGAGAATTATAATAATCGGCGGGGGCGCACAGGTTGCTCAGGTAGCTCATGGAGCAATCACAGAGGCAGATAGACATAATATAAGGGGAGAACGAATTAGTATAGATACAATACCTCTTGTTGGTGAAACAGAACTTTCAGATGCGGTTTCTGCTGTTGGAAGGCTTCCAAGAGTTGGTGCACTGGTTTTAGCCGGATCACTAATGGGTGGTAAAATTTCAGAAGCCGTTGAAGAAGTAAAAAAGGAACATGGCGTGATTGTAATCAGCCTTAACATGCCTGGAAGTGTAACCCAAAAAGCTGACCTTGTTGTAACAGATCCTGTTCAGGCAGGGGTAATGGCTGTTATGGCTGTTGCTGAAACAGCTATTTTTGATATAAAAAAGGTAAGACACGCAAAATTTTAA
- a CDS encoding ferredoxin: MVKVEIERSMCISCGNCIDNCPEYFEFADDGFSTLKGGKRVGDNDELEIEEAGCTVTAEESCPVSIIHVYE, from the coding sequence ATGGTAAAAGTAGAAATTGAACGATCTATGTGTATATCCTGTGGAAACTGTATCGATAACTGTCCAGAATACTTCGAATTTGCAGATGATGGATTTTCAACTCTTAAAGGGGGAAAAAGGGTTGGAGATAATGATGAACTTGAAATAGAAGAGGCAGGATGCACTGTAACTGCAGAAGAAAGTTGTCCCGTATCAATTATACATGTTTATGAATAA